A DNA window from Nitrospira sp. contains the following coding sequences:
- a CDS encoding hypothetical protein (Evidence 4 : Unknown function but conserved in other organisms; MaGe:77310642), translated as MDRSLINLLLEGNVMSETQSSPVKPSAPWIRIPDGTKVRLRTDNQEGVVDGLTEIVTGPGRNPDGRTQYRVNLGDQARTLVVEDDLLVLVDAEGLVLILKQKVEFRRLVTQRLRGALGDDRFVRPA; from the coding sequence TGTCATGTCTGAGACGCAAAGCTCCCCGGTCAAGCCCAGTGCACCGTGGATCAGAATTCCTGATGGAACCAAGGTGCGGTTGCGGACGGACAATCAAGAAGGTGTTGTCGATGGGCTGACCGAGATCGTCACGGGACCAGGCCGGAATCCCGATGGGCGCACGCAGTATCGCGTCAATCTCGGCGATCAAGCGCGCACGCTGGTTGTCGAAGACGATCTGTTGGTGCTTGTGGATGCGGAGGGCTTGGTTCTGATTCTGAAGCAGAAAGTGGAATTTCGCCGGCTTGTGACTCAGCGGCTGCGGGGCGCGCTTGGCGACGACCGTTTTGTCCGTCCTGCCTAA
- a CDS encoding hypothetical protein (Evidence 5 : Unknown function; MaGe:77310643): MRGPFARPALFRSLGRTDKTVVAKRAPQPLSHKPAKFHFLLQNQNQALRIHKHQQIVFDNQRARLIAEIDAILRAPIGIPAWSRDDLGQPIDNTFLIVRPQPHLGSIRNSDPRCTGLDRGALRLRHDIPFQ; this comes from the coding sequence TTGCGCGGGCCGTTTGCACGGCCCGCGCTGTTCCGTTCCTTAGGCAGGACGGACAAAACGGTCGTCGCCAAGCGCGCCCCGCAGCCGCTGAGTCACAAGCCGGCGAAATTCCACTTTCTGCTTCAGAATCAGAACCAAGCCCTCCGCATCCACAAGCACCAACAGATCGTCTTCGACAACCAGCGTGCGCGCTTGATCGCCGAGATTGACGCGATACTGCGTGCGCCCATCGGGATTCCGGCCTGGTCCCGTGACGATCTCGGTCAGCCCATCGACAACACCTTCTTGATTGTCCGTCCGCAACCGCACCTTGGTTCCATCAGGAATTCTGATCCACGGTGCACTGGGCTTGACCGGGGAGCTTTGCGTCTCAGACATGACA